In one Betta splendens chromosome 14, fBetSpl5.4, whole genome shotgun sequence genomic region, the following are encoded:
- the ckma gene encoding creatine kinase, muscle a, whose product MPFGNTHNNFKLNYTVDQEFPDLSKHNNHMAKALTKDIYAKLRDKQTPSGYTLDDVIQTGVDNPGHPFIMTVGCVAGDEESYDVFKDLLDPVISDRHGGYKPTDKHKTDLNFENLKGGDDLDPNYVLSSRVRTGRSIKGFTLPPHNSRGERRAIEKLSVEALTSLDGEFKGKYYPLKSMTDAEQEQLIADHFLFDKPVSPLLTCAGMARDWPDGRGIWHNDNKTFLVWVNEEDHLRVISMQKGGNMREVFRRFCVGLQKIEEIFKKHNHGFMWNEHLGYILTCPSNLGTGLRGGVHVKLAKLSTHPKFEEILKRLRLQKRGTGGVDTASVGGVFDISNADRLGSSEVEQVQLVVDGVKLMVEMEKKLEKGEAIDSMIPAQK is encoded by the exons ATGCCTTTCGGAAACACCCACAATAACTTCAAGCTCAACTACACAGTTGACCAGGAGTTCCCTGACTTGTCCAAGCACAACAACCATATGGCCAAAGCCCTCACTAAAGACATTTATGCCAAGCTGAGGGACAAGCAGACACCTAGTGGCTACACTTTGGATGACGTCATCCAGACTGGTGTTGACAACCCTG GTCACCCCTTCATCATGACTGTTGGCTGTGTCGCTGGTGATGAGGAGTCCTACGACGTCTTCAAGGACCTGCTGGACCCCGTCATCTCTGACCGTCATGGTGGATACAAGCCCACTGACAAGCACAAGACCGATCTGAACTTCGAGAACCTGAAG GGTGGTGACGACCTGGACCCCAACTATGTCCTGTCCAGCCGTGTCCGTACCGGCCGCAGCATCAAGGGATTCACTCTGCCCCCCCACAACAGCCGTGGCGAGCGCAGAGCCATTGAGAAGCTGTCTGTTGAGG CTCTGACCAGCCTGGATGGTGAGTTCAAGGGAAAGTACTACCCCCTGAAGTCCATGACTGACGCCGAACAGGAGCAGCTAATCGCTGACCACTTCCTCTTTGACAAGCCCGTCTCCCCCCTGCTGACCTGCGCCGGTATGGCTCGTGACTGGCCTGACGGCAGAGGAATCTG GCACAATGACAACAAGACCTTCCTGGTCTGGGTGAACGAGGAGGACCACCTGCGCGTCATCTCCATGCAGAAAGGTGGCAACATGCGGGAGGTCTTCAGGCGTTTCTGCGTTGGCCTGCAGAAG ATTGAGGAGATCTTCAAGAAGCACAATCACGGCTTCATGTGGAATGAGCATCTGGGCTACATCCTGACCTGCCCCTCCAACCTGGGCACCGGCCTGCGTGGCGGTGTGCACGTCAAGCTGGCCAAACTGAGCACACATCCCAAgtttgaggagatcctcaagaGGCTGCGTCTGCAGAAGCGTGGCACAG GCGGCGTGGACACCGCCTCCGTGGGCGGCGTGTTCGACATCTCCAACGCCGACCGTCTGGGCTCCTCTGAGGTGGAGCAGGTGCAGCTGGTGGTTGACGGCGTCAAGCTGATGGTAGAGatggagaagaagctggagaagggaGAGGCCATCGACAGCATGATTCCCGCTCAGAAGTAA